The Lycium barbarum isolate Lr01 chromosome 4, ASM1917538v2, whole genome shotgun sequence nucleotide sequence AAAAGTATCGTAATACGGGTCTTGTAATTCCATATCAACAGCCTTAAACACTAAATATTGAAATCCTTGTAATTTACACTCTTTTCTTATTTCATCATGTATGATTTACCTTCCTATTTGTAAACCATATGCATAGTAAAACTAATCATACTAAAATGCATAAGTAACTTTCTATATCTTCCCTTGAAACTGAAACAACTACCATCTAGTCCTATCATCACCTTACTATCATATCATCTCTTTACCTATTATTCACAATCTTGCAATCTTGTCTAAAACAGCCTATGACCATCCCATAATTCTTTTCCAACATGATCCGTAAACATTCTACCCTAGCCTTCGCACTCGTTCTCCGGTTTACCCTTCTTCCCATTAATGGtttcatatcatagcacatcctTAACCCCGATTTCCATCCATAATAATCTCTAAAATACTCAAAGTAATCCAACAACATAAGTACAATACCTTATCCGTTTTCATGTCTTgcctcatcttcttcttcttaaatAACACAATCAGTATTGAGATAGCCATGAGCATAACCAAGAACATCTTAAACTTACTTTTGGCAATGACTTTAACATGAAATTCAAAAGTGAGtcctttcgtaatttcccttaatcAATCCGCAATACCACAGACGTGCAGTCTTTCACCATTCTGAGGTGTCTTTGGTGCGGTGAAGTGTGATTCTCTTGGGGATCTCTTAGAAATCTTGTAGAGCTTCTGGGTGTTTTAAGAGGGTGAAGAGTCGTTCTCAGCTGATGTAGAGAGAAAATGAAACACTCAATAATTTATAACATCTCATGTCTTGGTCGAAGTAATCGCTTATCACATATCCTTGAGGTCTCATCTTAATCTCAACCCTTATGATATACCTACTTAATTTCCTTATCCATGTTGAAACGCTCACCAGGAACTTATCTTCCTTATTTCACACGTGCCGCAATTATTATATAGAGTGGGTGTCAGTTACTCGCTTTCTGTTCGAACTACTCCTTTCCTCTTTATATCGCAATGCTCCTATTTTTGTCACGTACATTTCGTATATTCGACACCCACTTCTTGTTATTCCTTTAATTTACTGTTTCTTGATATTGCTTCCAATTATCACTTTACTCTCTAATCGGCTCATTGTCTTATTTTCTCCTTACTCATCATTCCTTTTGTATCGGTCATATCGATCCCTCTTTCATATAACCATTCCTTAATTAATCTTAAATCCCATGTACTATTTCTCTCAATCATTTACCTGTCTGTAGGGTTTGTCTGTCAAACATATAAGCCTTAGCTAAAAACAATAAGTCACACTCTGACCTGCTAGcctatatccatattatatacatctgcatatcaatatcatataccgatacatatacatataacactCACCCTATAACTTAATCTTTCGAGGACATGTGAGAGTCGGTCAACTATTTCCCAATATGAGAACTTCTTCTGGAATAACCTATCTCATTTAGTATATGAAAATCTCTTTCAACTTTAGACACAACATTTCCTCTTCGCATTCTCATTCTCATATCCTATCCTCTCTCATCTTCCATAGTATCTCACTTATTCCCTCCTTCTGATGTAATGCTTATCTATCAAATACGTTCCATAACTGACTGCCAACTTCACCTCTAATTACTTCACTACTAGACCCTTTCTTTCTTCTAGTAATAATCCTATTTAAAGGTTTCCACAATTTCCTTAAAATCTCAAGAAATTTCAGCAAATTTTCCTCTATAattataacaatcccaaacctgcacacagcccagaaaatacatctCATGCCTTACAAGGCCACATATAGGAACACATATAGTATACAACTCAACCATACAgggctgatttttttttaaaagactaAAAAATAATAAAGCTCATCTCGTGAATAATATCTAAACACCCTTCCGTACAAGTCCATTTTCCCCTTCTAAACCATTCACCAATCGATCCCCTTCACAGAGGTTGATGTCCTCGCAAATTGCATATTCCccttattttccttttctttgacAATTAACAAGTGAATCTGTATTTACTACAATTAATACTCACATTACATATTTTACCTGAAACATTCCAAAATTATTTAATGATAAACATTACTTCCTTATACAATCACTCACATTCTGAAGCCCCAACATCATAAATCCTTACTTTGGCCCTGCTCGAGAACTCTGATCTAGTACGAATCGATCCAATAATAACTACATAGTTGTCGttttgataaaataaaaaatcagatGTTAATTAGCCTCCCTGACTAAGACATTTAAAATGCTGAAGTTCAGAACTTAATGTTTACTTTTCGTTAATTATGAATTCACAattgtttttaatgttcatttgGTTATTTTATTTCATGACGCCAGTAGTGTCTAAATTTGCTTTCATGATTCCAGAAGTATCTAAGCAATATTTGGTAGTACAAAATTAATGATCAAGGTCCAGAAGAGCCTAATTGtatatacaagaatcatgacaccagtagtgtccaaACAATATCTTATTATGAAAAACAAAATTGAAAGCTCCCGAAgagtttatttattattattacattCATCATATATCGTAATATACGAAGTTGTTATGATCCAAACGTAAGttgtagtaaacctgaagtttattTAAGTAAATAGCTATCATATTGAAGCTATAAATGATTGAAGgattaaatatcttcaaaatcatagtgggtaagaaatatgtatgtgaaaggttaccctctttattctccaaattgtactacacaaatataagcatgatAAAATCACATGCaacagtaaaccagaagtttattgtaCAAAATAGAATTTATGTCATAGTAAATCAGAAGTTTATTAAAACAAATAGAACAaggcatggtaaacttgaagtttactagtataaataattataTGAGTTGGCATGAGCAATTTGGCCATCCCGATTTAAAAATGATGTGCAGATTGAGTATTCGACatagaagaactagaagattcttcgaGAATTtattgtgttgcttgttctcatgataagttgattatactagctaatgttgggattgaattccctaaattctgaaagaatataaaaggtgaatatgggcccgttcacctgttatgtgatatcttaaatagatgcatcaatGAGATGGTCACATGTGTGTTTATTATCAACCTGCTGTTTGACATTTACAAACTTaattgctcaaaataattgagttaaaATCATAATTTTCCGATTATGTAATCAAGTCAATCCATCTTGATAATGCCGGTTTATATCCAAGCTGGTTGGCGCTAAATGCCTCCAATAAATAGCTAAACTATTGTTTATGAGAACAAAGTTTCAtgtgttggtctgagatatgacaTATTGTATACAACGTCACTTGTATGCTttagaccaataaattatgataaattctcccctcacgaTTGGTTTAGGGTTAGAAACCAAATATTTCCATCTAATAGTTTTTTATGTATGGTATATGATTAACtaatctaccatgatgcacaaagatggattccccAAAGAAGATGgaatatatgttagtttttctaacataagggggagagaataagttgctaggaaatatgtgaattatgattaGTATGATTCTCACTCAAAAAGTTATTCAAAttaaatgctagaagcatttgctgacccaaaactagtttcatatttcatctgcaaaattcTCCTATTAATATTAATGTCCTTGGAGGACAAAGTATACAACATGCATGAAGCATGGTAGATCAATCGGTTCCAAATGAAATAATCCTTCAAAAgggagaggagcaaatgatcaaaatggtcataatgaggaggcaatgtgctcttgaaaaGCATaggacataacacttcatgaaacctcatgagaggtttaggtacctaaaaataatgaaagtgatgagatctcaataagttgtgtcacattgcgaaccgatacaaatgatatatcgtcgatgatatctttggtacaatatagcgcaagattgtaaaagattgtgaggatctgaaTTCTATGTCTATAACGCATGCTAACATAGACATTATTACCAAGTGAAATGACACATTTTGGTAAGCTTCAAGCTTATTGGACCAGTAGTCCAGATAACAGAAAATGTCACGCATTTAAATATTAATGGATATTTTCACTTGacaaaagttatatgaatcaagaattttaaatgcctgaagcatatataggttctaaaaatatgttcataattcttatatggATTATATCAAGCAAGGTGAACGTGATTTTATCGTAATTAGTACTCATTGACTAAGATTACACATGATTATACTATCCTTATGTCTTTATGGGTGTAAATTGATTACTTGAATATTATTCgaactcttgaagagtttccacAAGCAACAGATTATctgctgaaagaagttgaaatgagaaacttgcagaattcTTTGGTCCTGAAAtgccatatctttatgcaattgatgcatttatatattttcttatgactatgagggattacagtcatacgatgttgttctacatgacagtcaaatcatataaagataacatttgcttataaagcaagtcaggaatgcacttggagtgatttcaataATATTATATGCCGATACAACTCTATCCAAAGACTGAAGATGTTGCAGCATACACAGCCCAACTAAAGCTTGGATTCATAAAAGGACAAGgcatatttcaccaaagttgttcttcacacacgatctccaaaagaatggtgatatcaacgtgcaacaaattggtgcaagtgataatatagttgattttgttcaccaagtctctaccaactgcaactttcgagaagatggtgcacaagattggaatgcgaagattcAAGTTTTGGATTGATGTTCTCATCAGGGAGAGACAATACGCATTGTACTGCTTTTCCCTAAACCAAGGTTTTGTCCTAAGTGGGTtttccttgtaaggtttttaatgaggcagctaaaatgtgtattattagaaatgtgtactctttatccttcactagaatttttcccactgggttttttctagtaaggttttaatgaggcaTATTATCTATCAAAATAGATATCCAAGAGGGAGTGTTAGATATTATCATATATTGTGGATGTCTGtctttaggagaaatattagggCTAGTAACTTTGGCACCAAGTCAATTTGCTCCTTTAAATAGAGATGTTCCCTTCATTGTATTTCATCCCCCAAGAGAAAAAAATTCTCATCTCTTCTCTACAATAATTTTcttcttgctttattattttataacaataaCTAAATTATGTACAATTTCCGAAAGAGGGGTTTGAAGAAAAGTATTTCTCTAAAGGTTACAGCATTCAACAAACGCACTCATAGTTTCTTCCAAAAACAAATCCAATTTGAGAGGCTCAACCTAGACAAAAACCTGAAAAGGCAAAAGAGACCATCTCCCAAAGTAATAATGGAGTAGTAAATAATACACCCTCCCTCCCAATTTACGTGAAAGTGTTAAAGAGTACTATTTTGAGAGTCAAACTCTTTTTCTTTAACTATAATTTTCTCAaatctttttaaaatattttcaacCATTAATTATATAGACTCGCAGTACTTCTCATATAATTTTCATATATGTAAATCCTATTTCAAAATATTTGAATAAATTTCTAACCGAATTTATagttaaaattaattattttgacCCACATACTCTGGACGCCTTCACAGAAATTGGATCAGAGGGAGTAGTAAAATCTGCTGTATTTCAGAAGGGTTGAAAGCAACTCTAGCGATGTTCTACGATGCGTGTAACTCAGAACTACCATGCAGAATATCCTCCAGATATAGAAACGCATTACTTAAAAGTGCAGAATATCTAACTTAAATGGTATTGTTAATTGGTCCAAAAGAAACAGACTCCAAGAAGAAAGTAAAAGAACAGTAAAAAAAAGTAAAGAGCCAAATACTTGCACAAATTCATCGAAGTCAAATACCGCCTATGAAAACATCGACAATTtcctaaaacaagaaagaaagatGCGGAAACATAGATGTGCAATATCAGCCTACTGCGGTTGTGCATTGGATGTCTTGTATTCCAGCATCTCAGCCCTGTATCTCTCCTTATCTCTCACACCCTTTTCCTGATAAACCTGAATTAAAAGCAACCCAGAGCCAAAATGAGTATGAGCTGAGATTTTCCTCAGCAGCGTCAAATATATTTACCATGGACATTTTATTAACTCCAAAAGTTCTCTGTCATACTGAGGGCATATCCAGGAATGTCAATTTTGCTAATTTTGACTCTACAGTAGCATTTGCGACCAAAGACGAGCATAAATTAACCCccaccttccccccccccccccccccccaaaaaaaaaaaaagaaacaatcaGGGCATGCTTAATGAAGCACCTTCCCTGGTTAATGTCTTTTTAATGAAAGAGGaacttttgacatttggaggcATCAGAATTACTCGGTGACAATGAGGTTAAAACACATCACTACCTTTGCAACTATGCCTTCAAAATACAGTCGAACTACGATTCCCCTTAAAAGTTACACGAGAGAACAAGCAAATAAAAAGTTACTGTAAAATGACATTAGCAACATGTAAACTATCTCGTTGTAAAATATGAAATCCTCATTTCACCATTATCATTGTTCAGCAAAAGAAGGTTAGAGTACTGAAACCATTCCAGCCGGCAGATGCAGTTTGTGCCCATAAATATAAAGCATTATTAACataaaaaagtgaaaatttaatGTGTCAAGCCACTTTATCCAACCTGTTTCTCGGCCTCTGTGAGTCGACTCCAGAGAAGCCCAATCCTTTTGCTGATAGCTCTCTCTTGCCCCTGATATGAAGGCTTCAGCCTGGCATAATGCTCAGCAAAGAAAAAATTATAACCACTTCGATTTGTCTTGGGTCGAGAGGGGTCCTTCAAAGCCAACTGGCGTCTTTTCCTAATCCGTTGGGAAGGCATAGCCGAAGTTTTAATCTTCTGGAATTGTTGTGGTAATGCAGTTGTATGATATAGTACACCATTTAAATTCTCTGAGCCCAGCTTCACAGTGATTACATAACCGTAATCAAACTTTGCATCAATTGTTCCTACCAGTGAATTCCCAGCCTCCGGATTATAACTCACTGCAAGTTCCATGAACCATAAAATTGTATAGCAATTACACAAGCAACATATGAAAGCAAAGTTGCACAGCATCAAGTTTCAATACTTCTCTGTTGGAGCTCCTTTGAATTTTCAAACAAATAACAGGTTACGTGTTCAACATAAAAAGGAGTCAGGATCTCATCAAGAAAGCTAGTAAAAGACTGGAAGCACACCTGAACATTGATCTGTAGCAGCACTATCATTTTCAGCTGCAGAATCACTGACATTTCTATCTGTAGGATCTGAAAAAGATACAAAACAACCTTTCCAGTATTTATTTTACAACAAAAAGCATTAGAACAACAGATATAGGTAACTGGTTGCAAAGTTTCAAGATACCAGCCGCAGAAACAGAAGGTTCTTCTTTCCGAAAGTAATAAACCTGCTCAAAATGATAAAGCATGGATAGATAGTACTTCCGCAAGACAAATGAAGCATTGGTGACAGAAGATGGAAATCTGAATATTCCTTTCACCTCTCCCCATTTTCGGTCTCTAATAACCTGCAGCAAGTTCACAAACAAAACTTGAGTGAATTACAAATCTCATTACACCAAAAATATTAAAGTTTGAGACAAAATTATTTTAGTCAtgataaaggaaaaaaaaaataggtttcAGAATGTCAAACCAGCAATAAGTCACTGAATAAGGTTGGAGAAAATCAGCTGATGCGGTCCACGAGTGCTTGAACAAGAATAAATCAAAGGTAATACAAAAACCAAAATCACTAGGCGCATTGCATTACGGGCAAGTTGGACTTTAGAAAAGTGTCAATTCAGCATTTTTAATTCTTATTCAGGCAGTTGGCAAATATACAGTTTTATTACTAAGAACAAATGTTGTTTAGTTTGAGGAATAAGGATGTTCAATCCCAGTATACAATCCACTATTACTTATATAGCGTTTGGTTTTCGGTATTAAGCTTATCATTACTAATATAAACCCCATATAACTgatgcaacattttttttttttggggtctcTGATATTAAGCTCTGCATTAGTACTAAACTCTGTACAAGTTATGCGGAGCTAACAGCAGAAGCAAAACACCGTATCACTAATACTGCTCTAACTTATGCGAGAAATTCTTGTATTATTTGATATGAGATATTAGCTTCGGACACGTGTTTCTAAACACACAGGACCTAACCTCTAGAAAAATAGGGGCCAATTGGGAATGCCCGTACTAAATCATAAAAGCGGTCAGACAAGGGGCATACAGACTCCAAAGACCAGACAACATGGAACTTCAAAGAAGTTGGAATGCCAGATTACTGAAATTTACTATTTCTGAGGTAACTGTTGatttatataaattatttatttcCTGTCAACTCACGTACCTTTGCACGTATATCAAAGCACACAATGAGAAGTCCTATGCCGCCAAAAGAGACCAAGGCCCCACATCTTGGTGGTCTTATGGTTCCGAAATAAATGGTCAGACAACACACCTTATGACTAAACTTAAATTGGGGGACTCCTACTGTCCTACATACCCCAATAGGCGCGGATTTTCAAATACAAGGCAATACATGACCAGCTCCCATTaaacaaaatattttattgaaGTGTCAATGTGTTGGAATTAACCCAAACTATCCATAAAAACTCAACTTGACTGTTTGGGAATTGATCTTAGCTGGATGGGATAGGGAGAAAATTCCCAAGCTCCAAAATCTCACTATTTCCCCCCACCTTGTAATCCCTCCTTTTATACTGTCCAGGTTGCGTGTGAGGGAAGCATGCGTCGCGACAGGTATCATGCGGCCCCCTCCAGGTTTTTCAGTCATCTCGGGCGGAGGACGTCCCAAGCCCCCGGGACTTTCTGGTTCTACTTGCTCGCCCTCGATTGTCTCTCGCGACTTAGTGCGGGAGTCGCAGCGACAGGTCCTGGACTTGTTTTGTTTCTTTCTTCCATTTCACTTCATTTGTCCAATGTTTCTGCTATCAACACTTTCCTACTCATACGTTGAATATTTTAACGTTCTTCAATCATTCTCCTACCCTTGTGTGGATCCCACAAACCTTGGGTTgctttaataactttatttcagccaaaattagcccaaataaGTTTAAAAAATTTAAAGGGCTTTACACTATTGCCACGATATTAAACTATAAAAATAACCAGAAAATTTTGAATTTTCATGGCAAACAAATTAAATCTTTTGCCACCGTAGATCACCTTGTGATGACAATATAAAGATAAAGAATTCTATATATTTCCTTTGTCGTAGTAAAAGAATAAGATTGTTTGCTATATTTCATGACCAAAGAGTTTTACCAATCTATCTACAACATAATGAAATTTTATAGTAATAAGTAAGTCTTTAGCCACAAAATATGTAAAGTTTGTAGCTAACTTTTAGCTACGCCATTTCTTGCTACGATATTCTACAGAAGAAATCattgtggctaaagtgtttagCCACGAAAATTCATATTTAGCTACAATTTATTTTGTAGTTGTATATGCATTATTTTGCGCTAGATGCTTGTTGATGGCATCAGGTGATGATCATATTCCTCCTTTATGGGCGCAACAAAAACTTTTACTCctcctgtctcaatttatgtgatacactttcctttttagtctgccccaaaaagaatgatacatttctatatttagaaacaatttagctttaaacttccccttttacccttaatgaaaagatttacagccacacatatatctatgacttatttaaaccacaagtttcaaaagtcttcctttctttcttaaatccgtgcctagtcaaactatatcacataattgGGTGGGAGGGACTACTTTTCTTTACATGGAGAATAGAATAGTTATATAGGAAATTCATAATTATATGTTTACGAATGGTAAAATAACATAAGCTAGTGTTTGTATGATTATAAAAGGGAAAAGCATTAAAATACTACCCTATTGGACTAGATATTATTTAGGTCTCATACCTTTTCCTACGCGTTGCACAACTAAAATTTATCACAAACCTTTTTATCTATcaaaatattgaaatatgatcCCAAAATGTTTTCTACGAATATACTAACATCTTTTATAGAACATATTTTCCATAGAAACCATTTTCTACCAAATGTGCCCTTGTCAAAAGTTAATTATTTGCACTTCCTAACTCCAAAAATAATCGTGCACTATGACATGTCAAATTCAATTTGAATTTTAGTAATTTTCAACTTTTTAAGAAAAAGTTTAAAAGAATTTCCTTAGAACCAGATTATGCTAATCAATTATTTAAAATTTGGACTATACTATCTTCAACCAACTTGACTATACTATCTTCAACCAACTTGAAACTTTTTAATTTTCCTACAGTGACAAGTCCTGTTAGGCATCTATAAAAGCTGCACACCTCTTCAAGTTTTATATATTCTACTCCAAAAGGAAGTGCATTTTTATGTTTGAGTATCAATATGGCTAGAAAAAGGCTTAGACATACTAGGGACTGTAGTGAAGATGTGAGAAACTCAATCTACATAGCACAGCAAGTTTATTTAAGAAAGCGGAAGAGGTTTCTACTCTATGTGATGTAGAAGTGCCCATAATTATTTTTAGCCCGGAGAAAATCCAACCCATTACTTGGCAATCTAAAGGTCCGGCTAAGGATGTATTAATGAGGTATTTAAGTTTTTTTGAGGCCGAAAGGCTTAAAAAGTTAGTCAAACATGAAACTTATCTTCTAGGAAAAATGAATGAGAAGGAAATAAAACTCCTCTTCAATGAACTTGTGGAAGAAAGGAGTATTTATGAACTTGATGCTAGACAAATTAAAGGTTTGTTAAAGTTATCTGCTTCTAAGATGGCTAAACTTAATGAAATAAAGCAAAAGCTCAATTAACCTCCAAATCCTCcctccaattttttattttttttttgattaagcaccgggtgtccgggtctcttagaGCCCCGattaatcccgggggtgcacaggccctcggcaaggagtttcccgcaagtgcaccacggttaattcaggttttacccagtccgatggccctcaaaaattgtttgcacccagtgggtttcaaacttgagaccttgaaagggagcaccccaaggctcaagtcaattgccaccaggccaacccctgagggttcaAATCCTCCCTCCAATAACAAACATGTTATCCTACCAGCAAGTTTAATAGAAGAGAATGACCCGTGGTTTGTTGAGACTATAGCTACATTAGGGGGTGGAAGCGGTACAGAGCCTACACAACCGAAGGGCGATGAAACCAATGCTGAAGATGATGGACATTCCAAGGATCTCGATTGAGAATGTAATAAATATGTTGTTCGATAATTGTTTTTTCATGTTGCTTTTTTTGTAGTGGTCGTCTTAATTTGTGCATTTTTCTATCCTTTCGTATTATTGTACTTTTTATTTCAATTATTTATGAAGGCTACtctgttttgttggaaaaatgaaCTAATGTTGTTCAGTTGACCAAGTTATTTTGTTGCAAAATTTTGGACTATATTGAATCTTTATTTTTAGCCATAAATATTCTCTGCCTCTTCAGTTTAGCAACTTATTTTATTTGATACAAAAGGTATTTCATGTGCATGCTAAAATTTAGGAATTTTTACCCTACATAAAGGCGATATAGCAGCAAATTCAAGTCCATTTAAAGAAAAGCCTCAATCTTTATAAACTACCCGAAATAAATATTCTGGTCTCAACATTCACAATTTTTAGCCGATCTTTCTATTTGTATCTGCCatatctcttcttcttcttcttctctggtCGTCCTCTGTTCTTCTCCTATCTTCTCTTCTTCTCTGGCATTCTtctcttcttctcttcttctctGTGGGCCCCTGCATCTCCTCCACCATTCCATCTCTTCGAATGATTTAGGGACTGGACCGTTTgtccatgatttcaaatcatgaattGAAATTACTGATTAAAAATCAGATTGATTTGATGTTGAAATtttatttggacatgcaatttggatctCAAAAATTGTATTGTTTCTTATAAACAGGAAAATCTAACAATTTTTTAAAACCATCAAAACTtccccaattcttatacaatctttccgaatgagcaaatcatagtgtTCATAAAGAAGATATCGGAATATCTAAGGTGTCGCATTAATAAATTGCATATCTCATGTTCCTTTGATAAATAAATGTTTGAGATTACATGCTATTACAAACTTTCAAATACATATAATTTTACAAAGATCCACTGGTCCAATAAATCAACAATAGCAGTAACTAGTTATACTTTAATTagatataatcctcccacatggtacagACAATCTATTTGAGcatggtccttttttttttttttttgcaaaatttaAAATAATGGGTCTTTTGTTGCAAAATGTAAATTTGTGGGTCaagttttaaatttaaaaaaaaaaattgaaatcacaaACTTGGAATTGAAATCATAGCTTTTAGGTGAATAtgggatttgaaatcaaaatttcaatttttttttatttgttttgataataaaatcaaaatttcAAATTGAAGTTGAAGAATTGTTCAAATGTCATAAACaaacactgatttcaaatcaaAACATTAAATTTGAGCTCCAAATTGCATGGTCAAACCCCTACTTAGTGTTTGAAATCGCTGGTAAAGGCTGCCCAAATCTGAAGTTACCACAGAGCTTTGATCGAGGTGGTGTGAGTCTTGTGGAGTTAGTGAATTTGAGTTGTTTGAAGGAGCTTTGCAGTAATTTCACGCGGTGGAATTTCGTACGTTTGGATCGGCGATCATGGATGGTATTTCCACAGAAAATAGGAAGTTGTTAGTGGCCTCACGAAGCTGTAGTAGTTGTTCTAACCTTGGTAGTAACTTCAAGCAATTGTTAGTTGCTCATTGAACTTGATATTTCCAATTGTGGAATCACAAATTTTGTCAAAAGTATATAATCAGTTAATCACTAATCAATCAGTGCATACTTGATGAATAATCGATATATAATTAGCGTATCTTAATTAGAATAGAAGAGCTTTTGAAGGATTGGAGTCGAGATTTCCCTAGTTAAGGAGTAGCCTCCGTTCCCTTATTTGCTTTTGGTGTACTCAGAAAGTTCCCTTTTGTATAGACGATTGGGTGGAGTTTGTAGAGAATCATATGTTTTTGTAGATGCTTGACCTTTTGGTATACCACTTGTATACGGCCGTTTTATGGCCCTTGTTTATGAATGAAATATATTTACTTTCATCATATCTCATCTTCCTTAGatcttttcttgtttttttagCTTTCGAAAGAAATATATAGATTAGATTATGGGGTCTTTGTGGAGGACTGGTGGTGGTAAAAAGAGAAGGATTGGCAATGATGGAATGTGAAGGGGCAGGCGTTCCCATGGAGGATTTCACTGATTGGGGgttattttttatgtttaaaGTTAGTGAGTATAGTGGAGAAGAGACCCAGGGCATTAATTGGGCGTCGGCTAAAAAACCGTATTAACTATTAAGGCTAATGGTATTTTACAGCTATACTGATGTAACCCCATTGTGACAAACAACTATAATCTAGAAGAATGA carries:
- the LOC132636276 gene encoding high mobility group B protein 10-like isoform X1, producing the protein MSNNAAPTPNEEQSQSQGYPTGPLSYPKPEAEYQEILQNSQLFWNKLQQFSASLSSNFQIPLVAGTPLDLHRLFIEVTSRGGIEKVIRDRKWGEVKGIFRFPSSVTNASFVLRKYYLSMLYHFEQVYYFRKEEPSVSAAGCFVSFSDPTDRNVSDSAAENDSAATDQCSVSYNPEAGNSLVGTIDAKFDYGYVITVKLGSENLNGVLYHTTALPQQFQKIKTSAMPSQRIRKRRQLALKDPSRPKTNRSGYNFFFAEHYARLKPSYQGQERAISKRIGLLWSRLTEAEKQVYQEKGVRDKERYRAEMLEYKTSNAQPQ
- the LOC132636276 gene encoding high mobility group B protein 10-like isoform X2, with translation MSNNAAPTPNEEQSQSQGYPTGPLSYPKPEAEYQEILQNSQLFWNKLQQFSASLSSNFQIPLVAGTPLDLHRLFIEVTSRGGIEKVIRDRKWGEVKGIFRFPSSVTNASFVLRKYYLSMLYHFEQVYYFRKEEPSVSAADPTDRNVSDSAAENDSAATDQCSVSYNPEAGNSLVGTIDAKFDYGYVITVKLGSENLNGVLYHTTALPQQFQKIKTSAMPSQRIRKRRQLALKDPSRPKTNRSGYNFFFAEHYARLKPSYQGQERAISKRIGLLWSRLTEAEKQVYQEKGVRDKERYRAEMLEYKTSNAQPQ